CATCCTGTATACGTTAGTGAGCGGTTCCCTGCCCTTCGACGGCTCCACCTTGAGGGAGTTGCGTGAACGCGTGCTCAGAGGAAAATATAGGTATGTGTGGCAAGATAAATTGAAAGTGAATTTTACTAAACCAAATCGCTTATCCCTACAGAATTCCCTTCTATATGTCGACTGACTGCGAAAACTTGCTCCGCAAATTCTTAGTACTGAATCCTGCAAAGCGTGCTAGTCTGGAAACAATCATGGGCGACAAGTGGATGAACATGGGGTTTGAGGAGGACGAACTCAAGCCCTATATTGAGCCCAAAGCCGATTTAGCCGATCCCAAGCGGATAGGTAAGACGGGTACTGTATACAAAATTTATTACTAATATTATTAACGAATTGTGTGTGGAATGGAGTTTTGCCTGCCAATTGCTCGTTGTGTTTTATTGCTGTTATCAAGCGATCTTTGTTTATGTAATGTAATACTACTAGTTCCTTTGTAAACTCTTTCTTTATAAacttgttttcattttgtaGTTGAATGTTGCTTACGGAATTCCTTTTACTTGGGTTCTCCCAGTGTTGTGTTATCCTGAtgtttgtattttaaattcaattaccTTTATGGTGTTTCGTTTGTAAATTCTCACATAGCTGCGGGGTCACAAACCGGTGCCAAGAATTCGCTCTCGATTCGGCGTAGTGCGTACACCTTGATGTTAATGGTCAACTTTCTGATCGACGAGCGGAAGGGTCCACCTAAAAATGTATGCAATCTGTGTAGTGGAAACGTTAACGCTCGACCCCCAGAGTTCCGCATTAACCCCCAACTCTCTGTTCTCTTTCTCACTTTCTGTCCTCAAAATTCTACATACAAACAGACCGTCAAGGAAGATATCAAACCAGCTCAAGAGAACGGATAAtcttaaaattaaatcaatcTTGAACCGCCAGCCAAGggaaaatcgaatttttgttGTATGACTTTGTTAtcttttattggtttttcttttACTTGTTGCGAGTGTAAATATCTGTTGGTATGTGTACAGATATACGAACAAACGAATAAATGAGGTTCTCTGAGAAAAATTCGAGATTGCATCCGGTTTGGGTCCTGTCACGCCGATgataattgtattattttatttcgctAGCTGCATGAtctaaatacatacatatatacctGATTTCTTTTTATCCAATGTTCTTACTGCCAATTGTTCAGTTGAAGGCCAAAAGAACACACAATTCCGGCTATTCGACATCGAACTATATCAGTTCGACTATCGGTGATTTCATAGCCAAATATATAATGTAACTGTAATAAATTTGCATGCGCTACCTAATCGTATTAATATCTCCACTGAATGTCTATAAAAACATTCCACTCACATCCAAATTGTCTGTCATTTCCGCATCGCGATGTTTAGAAGCTCTAGTCGCGATGGGTTACAATCGATCGGAGATCGAGGCTTCGCTCTCCCAGGTGCGCTACGACGATGTTTTCGCCACATATTTGCTGCTGGGTCGCAAGAGTACAGACGTAAGTTGGTGGCCTTTACATTCCGACCAGCAGAAGTGCTAAAAGAGTATTTTCTTCCACGCAGCCGGAAAGTGACGGATCGCGGTCTGGCTCCTCGCTCTCACTGCGCAACATCTCGGGCAACGATGCGGGCGCCAATGCTGGCAGCGCGAGTGTCCAGAGTCCCACGCACAGAGGAGTCCACAGGAGCATATCGGCGTCCAGCACGAAGCCAAGTCGCCGAGCCTCGTCTGGTGCGGAAACTTTGCGTAAGTCCCACTTTGGGGCTAACGGTTCATCTATATTTAATCAAGAGTAAAAACTTTCTTGGTCGAACATGCAGAGTTAGGAAACCCACATTTGTATAGAGAACTCAGACTAACCTTTCCTTTTAAAATTACTAATCCGATGTGCGCTATTTAATCCGTCACTCAACTACCATAGTTAGTGAGTATAAGCAGTTTTGTCCAAGAAAATTTTTACCTCGGTTAAAATGTATGCCAATGTGCGGAAGTACCCATTTTAATGCAcgattaaatgtttttttttaggtgttggACCGACAAAtgcggcagcaacagttgcGGCGGCCACGGGAGCCGTTGGTGCGGTTAATCCAAGCAATAACTACAATGCTGCAGGATCAGCGGCGGATCGAGCATCAGTGTAAGTAGCTTGACAGATGATGTGATATACATTTTAAGCTTAAAATTGCCCTCGGCAGTGGCAGCAACTTTAAGCGACAGAACACAATCGACTCGGCTACGATTAAGGAGAACACAGCGCGACTGGCCGCTCAGAATCAGAGACCTGCTTCGGCCACCCAAAAGATGCTCACCACGGCAGACACCAGTAAGTGCTAATATGATGATTGATCAAATGAGCAAAGAGACTTATATTATTACTGAATTCACAGCACTGAACAGTCCCGCCAAGCCGCGAACGGCAACGAAGTATGATCCGACGAATGGCAATCGCACGGTCAGCGGCACAAGTGGCATCATTCCACGTCGCTCCACCACGCTTTATGAAAAGACTTCGTCGACGGAGAAAACCAACGTTATTCCTGCAGAGACAAAGTACGTGAGAGTTAAGCTAGTTCTGATTATAAGTTCTAGTTTGAGTCTTAAACTGCTGTACGAGTTACTACCCAGTTATTGTTTGCATCATAACATTCCCCACTTGGCAGGCTTATTTAGTTGTTCAGTCAGTCGATAGCGATGGAGCCTGCcacaattatatatatatatatattatttgcCTTTGGTTCGCACGCAAAACGATCTGATCAAATCAGATTGAATCCGGAGGTTAGATGGCATTTAGATACCGCAGCAGCTTATAATCCCATCAATACAAAAACGTAGAGCAGATCTTTGGAAGATCGAACGACATTTAATTGTATATAGTCACGCACAGTTCAGTTCTCTTTAGTTGCCGTGCCTTTGGCACACTCAAAAATTACTTGTTTATCATTTACCCATCGTTTCATTTGGTTATCTTAAAAAAACCGAAACTCTttccaaacaaaaccaaaacaaagtCATATTTACGATTACGATTCTACCACTTTTCGGCCTAAACTTAAAACATGCAAATTACCAGCAGTGGATCGGCAGCTCCCGCTGGAAAAGGTCATACCAAAAGCGCGTCTGTCTCGAGCCCTCGCCCCTCTACAGACGGCTGCGTCTCGGTCTCAAATGACCCGCTCGGAACGAGGTATACACTTGagtaattaacaaaaaaaCGCAACAACCAAACAAACCAAATTCTCTTAGTTTGATTAACGCATTCTTTGAAATTCAACTGCTTTCGGTTTcttctttattatttaaaatattggctggcattttatttgtttgggAGAATTATTGTGCATTTTGACAATCATTTCGCCGTTTCATCTTCATGAATCATCGACTCGGAATCATTCACAAAGAACTTTGTATACCCGTcaccgaaaaacaaaaacaactagACAGCAAGCACTTTTAAATCTATACATGACCATTGTTCCGTCTGAATTCCAATCTGCCTTTGATGTTTTGCAAAAGAATTGCAATTTATTACTATTAAAGAACTAGATACTAGATGGTTTAGCTAATATGTCCTTAAATTGAACTGGATTATAAAAGTAAATTAGAATTGTAACAGCCCCATAATAACAATTGCTTAAATACTTAAAGGTTACAAAAAGTGTTCTAGAGGTATTTGTTCTGTGCGTGAtacatatgttaaaaaaaaacttggcTGTTGGTAGCCATTACAATTTAATGATTATGACCCAGGCCTAGATTTTTAAAAGCTTTGattaaatatgtttattttacGACCTCGAATGGAACCAAGCGATGGTCGTTAGGCTAGTGACTAAGCATCTATTATTATCCGTATTTATAAGTATTTATTAGGTGTTCTGTTTGATTTGTTTACCGTTCACTCTTCTCTTAGTTTATAGCGTTGGCCTATCCTAGTTTTGTTCTATTCGTTTTGTATTTATCTATTTATCCAGTGTATTTTTAACGACCTAACCAATTTGATCAATTGAATAATGTAAATTTCTTATCTTTTCATGttttttacaattttgaaCATTGTCTGTTTACAAACCAAATGTCTAATTTTGATAACTACTACACTACCACATATGTACATCCATTCTCTGTGGCGTTCTATATCCGCAACAACAAATAACACCACCACCTACGAATCTGAATCTGCAACAACCTCCTTCGTCCTCCTATCGACGCTCAATTATTGTACTACTCTACTATTACTACCTTTTCGATCGTACTCgtaatgcaaattgaaaaccTGAACAAAACCAACAATAACAATCCAACAATTCAACAATTATTGCTAACCGAATCGACTACAAAACCAATCCGATTTGAAAATGCATATGCAAATAATGATATGAATGTGGTTTGAACTGAATTCAATTTGGATTCGAACCGAACTAAACCAATCGAACAAATTTGGTGAGTGAAAATGCATCTTACGTTAAGAGATATTTATTGTGCCTCATTGAACTAAGGGTCGTGGGCGTGTCAAATACCCAATAATTGCAGTTTCGTTGCAATTATTGATAGCATAATCGAAGTATTGTAGTTATTCTCTAATCGACTTGATGGCtcatttgtatttttcacGTAACTCTTGCGTAAGACGTAACGTATGCGAACACGACCCTTTCCATAAAATGATATATTGCTTAAGTATATACAACTAGCGTACGGTTTGGTTATATTTTTCTGATTTTGTTGGTATACTTTTGTGATTCATTTAAACGAAATTCAATTGGCGGCGATGCCAAGACATATTGCTCGACCTTAGCCCGCTTGGTGTTCCAGTAAACTGATAGGAACTACCAGATTTACACCCTTATCAAGTgaatagttttttatttcgtattCGCATTGGGAAAGTCCAATAAGTCGCCTGAATTTTAGCGATCGAAATCCAAGTTTCTAAAATAAGAACtcattattttgtttgtttcctCATGCATGTCTGTCTCTGTCAGTAAAACTCTATTGACTCTGCTACCATCGCCAgtataattgaattttttccattattgTGTGTTTTCGTTTATTGTTAATGTTATTACCTACCGATACTTAACAACTCAGTTCTATATAGTCTGTTATTGTGCTGCTGTTGTAACTTTTGTACCTGGTCTTAAATACTATATGCTCTCCAATGTACGATCTTCATGTATCTAACCGTATAACTACTATATGCGTACTACTTCGAATAATAACCCCCAACTTTTGAACGTTCATCGCGTATCGTATTAGGACATAATGCCTTAGACGAGCTTTCTAGTTTGtgctaataaataaaaattcagtTGATAAATTGCTCCACCCGAAGTACAAGAACGTTTACAAAATGGATTCTCGATAGTCAGTCGAACGCATGTCCCATCAAATAATGCTTTCATGTAGTTTGAAGGATCAAACCTTCTTGTTTGCCGAGCTTTCGAGTATACTCTACATTCCTGCATATATTCATGTTCATACAACCAACGAAACAGTCGAAGTTTGTCGTATCCGATTTAATATCTAAGAAACGTATTTTTAAGTGCTTGTCTTTTTAAGAAAATTTACATGatctatttttatttttttcttttcattttgtttatgtCTGCGACGTGATCGATAAAACAATATACAAAACCATAAACCCTTGGTTAACATCATCAATTTGTCACATCAATCAAACGAACTGCTTGATTCGCGCTGCTCTGACCATCTACACCCGCCTGCTGCCATCCTACATACAACCCAATACGAAATCCAATCCCTACCGATCTCGAAAACAATTACGAAATACGAACACCAAAATCTGAAAACTACCAATTGGCCAATGACGCAACATGGGTAACGCTTCGAAACTCCATACGATTTGGTTCGATTTGATGATGATGACCCAACGTCCATTACTCATTCCATTCACCAAAACATTATCTTTAACGATCATAACACGGGACGAACGCTCGAACGGTTCTGTACAAACGATTACACATttccaaacaaaaacaatcaacaaatatttaatggaaaaacaaacaaaccaaactaaactaaaaaaaaaaacaacaatcttATACTGATAAAACCATATTCGTTTCCCGAAATGCGATTCATTGGATTTGAATGTACTCCGACGAACTGATTCGATACTGATTTGATTTCCATTCATACCTATGTGTGCATATGTATCGTAATTGTACATATATAGTCTGTTCGATCGACTTAGAATGGCATCGGCTGTTAAATCAAGCAGACACTTTCCAAGGAATGTTCCATCACGTTCAACCTTTCACTCTGGTGAGTTTTCTGTtcacttatttttattagttttaaagataataatttaattttatccCCACCTTCTTCTactaaaacatttaaataaataattgaagGCCGAACTAGGCTAAACTCATTAGTAGATGTTAACGCGTTTTCGAGTGatgtttttgattttatttttgaatctGAACCCGTTTTCATGCTGCATCCACTAGAACAATTCAATTGTATCCCCCACTGCACCTCTTCTCCATACAAAATGCATATCAAACGCGCCtctattatttttttaggTTGTCAAGCGATTAATTACTATATAATTAACTCGATCGATCCATTTAACTGAATGTTTACTTTATGTTTTTATACATCGCATCGCTTATGATTTCCGCGATCCAAGGCCGCACCCCTCTGCACGTTTGTCTAAGTGGATTCGTAAATCTAGTTCGTTTGCCTTTTATGCATCGAATCAACCAAATCCCATCCAAAACCGCCCACctgtaaatatttgatatatttgtgtatttgGAAATACGGATGGAAAACTATTCATAGCGACCAAAATTACTCTACGATCGAGAACGGACATTTGTCTGTCTATATTCAGCTATCGCGCGTTCACTAAAAATAAAGTTAACtgaaaaatgtttgcataTGGGACAAAGTGCAATGAGATTACTAGTACATGTTATCAATTGAAGTCAATAGTATGGGAGAGTTTAAAGAATATATTAAATGATAgaatattaaattcaattggaAGATAAGTTTTGATTTAGTTAAATTGTAATAACTTTAGATTTTCCCAGTGAGTAAACTAGTTGTTAACCACATCATTTAGAAAATAGCATTTATTTCTTAGTTATATACTTGCATTGCACTTTGAGCCCAGCAGTGGAGCCGTATGTACGTACTCGGAGTTACTTTAGTAATACCCTAGTTTAAAAACCAAACGGAATCAGTTAGCATCTAGTCTGTGTTTGTGTACACATCCTTGAGTGCGTTAGCGATCCGAATCTAACTATGGAATCATTGCAATCCCTAGGTCAAACCAGAGCACGAAACAACACAGCGCTGGAATACTCGGGCACCAGCGGTGCCTCCGGCGACTCCTCACATCCGGGTCGCATGAGCTTCTTCTCCAAACTCTCCTCACGTTTTAGCAAACGGTAAGTAGTGGCTTTAAGATATCACAAAGTGGCAAATTCATTTCTTCAGTTAATGGAATATTACAAGAAAAGCAAATGCAAACTGCAATTCGATACATTTATTATTCGTTTGTTATTCTTTCTTACATCaatttggtttatttatttcttttttaatttacttctcgtttgtttgattttttctCGTTTATCATTTTATGTTTCATATTTATgtttcatttaattgcataTCTGCCGCACATACATCCATGTGTGTTTATTATGCTCATGTTTGTATTTCGTACCGAGTCCATTCTGAGAGTCCGCCAATAAATCACTGAAACCAGCCCCAAAAGTAATCGCTACCAAACAAGTTGCAATGCCATGTCCATCGAGCACATAACTAAAAAATCTCGTTCAAAAACACCCGTTGGATATGCAGAATTTTCCAAATCAAAACAGACTACAGTTAAAAGCTATTTTGAGCTTAGCTCTGAGAAAGGACAGGCGAAGAGGAACCACAGACACCATTTGAGATGAAAAGGTATAGGTTTAGTTGGGAAAATTGTATAACTATACAGTATTGGCGATTGTAGTAATCTGGGCATCATGACTGACAAGTACGTTTCGTAATTTCTGCATtaataagttttatttttatggacTGAATCGCACTGTGTTGCCCCTAAGAAGGGTGTGCACTATAGTTTCAATGTTTTGGATATTCATGTCTAGCCCCCTCACCTTCTCACAAAAATCACGTTGTTAAACTACTTAACTGCACCctgttaaattaataattttatcgagagacagagagagaagCAGCTTCAATTTCCAGGATAAATAAAGTTAGCAACTAATAAAAGAAAGTTCCCCATATCAACCAACATAACTGCTATGCAACTGCGCAAGTTATTCGACCGATTAGGATAGTTACTAATTAAATGACAACCAGCACTTGCATTCGCATGCATGATGGATAAAAAGTGTAATGGGCGTTATGAGATAATTAgctatattttgttttaatccGAAAAGCTAACTCATAATTATGAAACAGTTGATTATCCTCCACTAATGATATGCACATGTTTTGTATATggaatttcttttcttttttttctgttttgttacatttttttccatttgttGAACTGAAAGACTTTCAGCAGGAAAGTATGTACTCTCTATGTATATACAACAAACACCTAACAACACACATTTAACGTACACCCAGGACTTTTGCTTAAGAATGACCGCCAACTCGCATATGCACCACATCGGTCCGATGCACTCACTATGCCCCTAATTTGTTGTGGTGGTTCCATTGGGTTCGGTGATTGTGGATCGGTGGATCAGTGGATCGGTGAAGATGGGTGGGGTGCATATGTCGGTTCGGTCGATTAGTTAGACGCTCGCAATGCATTgctaaaacatttttattccTATCCATATTTAGTTAGCATACGTACCATACTACTTACATATGTAATTTGTGAAATATACTCTGAATGTGGCTCAGCCTTAGAAACAGTGAATGACTGGCTATTCGGTCGGGATGTACCATATAATACGATTGATCAATTACTATAAACGAAAAATAATACGGAACTCAAACTCATCACACCGATTGCAATATCAATATTCGAATCCAAAATAGAAATCCGCCTCTGATTCAGGTGctaaacaaatacaaaactATACATACAAGCATATGTGACAGTGTGCGAAAAAGTACACGTTATACGGAACTGAATCCAACTATATAATCTGATAATAATAATCTGATGACGTCTGTCGCTTCCTCTCTACGCTCTCAAAATCTCCGTCACAACCTTTAGTTTGTTTTATTCTCGATTGATTTCTTACAAAAagcatatataaatattacgTAGTTTTTCTAATCCTGTATATCCACGTTTGCTTTGTACAACTATGTACATCCATTATATCACCTCACGCTAGGAAGGCTCTTTTGTTCTTGTCTATTTCTTTCATTTATTAAATACATGATTCAATTAATTACGATTATGCTCTTTGACAAATAGAAAGACAAAAATTGTGAAGTGTACAATGTGCAATGTACTTATCAGTTGAAGAACGATTGCGtttacttttctttttctatgaagaaacatgaaaaatgaaacTTACCCATATTCCGTTTTATTCTTATCTGTCTTCTTTGGTTTCATTTCTGGTATTTGTTTTACccattattaatattttttccagccgtgaataatttgtttaaaattttttctttaattttagGCCAAACCAGTAATTAACAAAACAAGCATTAACTACTTCTTGTTAATAGTtctaaaactgaaactgaaacaaaCGATTCCCCTAGAGTAAACGCGCGTGACGGAGAGGTTCAGATATGAACAGACAGACACAGATATGGTCGAATCCAATCGGATCGCTCGGATCGGATCAGATCGGGAAACGATACTGTTCACGTTGCCGTTGCCGATCCGAAATCGCTTTCGAATTCCATTTCGAGTTCAGATCCGTTTCCGGTTTCGATTCGAACCCCTTCAAATGAACACCGACAACGTTGAGTTCCGTTgcgttaaattgaaatttcacAAATACGCCTATGTTTTATTACAATTATTAACtaattatacatataaatttatataaattaaagatacatatacatatatttaaaagtaaaGCAACCACAAACAGAAATTACGAAACCCTTTGTTTTCATTGTTTGTAAAACGATGCGAGGAGCGACCGCGACCAGCAAAAGGCAATACAGAATAAATAAAgaattatacaaattaaaaccgaaacgaaacCGAAACAAACAGAAATCCACTAAGAAACCAAGATATGATAAATGCAATGATCAGAGAGAATCCTGACTACTATTGCTGTCACTGTCACGATTATGGATTATATTAACTACTAAATATTACACCTACGAGTACTACCTAaactacatatatatttatgttaaatGCGTATCGCAATTATAGTtatacaaacaaacaaatatcACTGATGAAGTGAACGTGAGATATAACTGCAAAAAGTAAATTAACTTAAGCCTAACTCAACTAAAACGATCTAAACTGAACTAAAGTGCGTGGTGTTTTCGCCCAAATCATTATTTTATAGTAGCCACAATAAAACACCAAAAGAAGTTGCTAATTTTGTAACGATGATCTTGAATTTTATTTAGCGATCtttgtatttatatgtatgtgtatgtatgtatggatCTGTATTTGTATTTCGATATGAGCTTGAATTAAATTGTATCTGTGGATCATACAATCAatcaatatcaatatcaaccaaccaaccaaccaaccaagcagccagccagcaaaCTAACGATCTTGCAATTCATAATCACCCAGAAGCCAGATGTGCAGCGTATCTAGTAATTAAGCATACCACGTAGTCACtaaaaaaacaatacaaagcGATACATGAAAACCAATTTAACTTAAATTCAAGGAATAACAATGTATTACCACTAGTGCATGTGACCATTTTATTTGTACAGCTGATTATCTATAGATCGTGTTATCATCGGGCGCCTTCAGTGGCTCGATCAGTAGTTATCTATACATATTAAGTTTCAAAGAAATAACgcataattaaaacaattgataatttaataaatCCATAATAAACGATGTGAAACATTTGCGAGCAAAAGAATATCCCCACatgcatttcaattttatttcattatccattAACACTTGCATTTGCTGTCTACGAGACTCTGGGTGtggttaaaaaaaaactgggaGTTTGTTAACAAATAAAGGATATATATTTGACTTAAACTTTTCtaatacttaaaaatataaaaatgagCCAAATTGAAATGAGAGTACAAATAACGTCCTGAAACTTGTTGAAACatgaaattgatttaatttttgaaagcAATCAAGTGCAATGAAAGAGTATGCAGCTTATTACATTAATAAATCATTACACAAATTTGCAAGAGAGAATAACGTACAAATGTCACTTAAACGGCTGTGGACCGCGAGACTTTCGATTATAAATAAGTTATATATTTTCAGTCCCACAATCGCAGACGAGGCGGCTAAGCCACGAGTTCTACGATTCACATGGTCAATGAAAACCACATCGCCCCTGATGCCCGAGCAGATAATGCAAAAGATCAGGGAGGTGCTGGACCAGAATAATTGCGACTACGAGCAGCGGGAAAGGTGAGTAAATTAATGGATATCATTGAaagaaatttgtatttattaatgatttaCCTTACTTCATAGATTCGTCCTGTGGTGCGTGCATGGGGATCCGAATACGGACTCACTGGTGCAATGGGAAATAGAAGTGTGCAAGCTGCCACGACTCTCTCTGAATGGAGTGCGCTTCAAGCGAATCTCCGGTATGATTTCTTTATATTACTAAGTAAAGCTTAAATAACTCAACTGTCTATTGATCTTCAGGCACCAGCATTGGCTTCAAGAACATTGCGTCGCGCATTGCTTTTGAACTCAAGCTGTGACTTAACCAAACGAACAACGAGGGGAATGCGGCCGCCACCGCCTCACGGCCCACTGATCCATCTGACACCATGACCACTGCTAATTGTCGGAGGCCTAGTAACGACAGCACCTCCCGGCTGTCGGAGCTCTCTCTTCTATGTCGCTCACTAACCAGCCAGCAGGGCTCCCAGCGACGTAAGAAGAGCAGGCTTTCCACAGGTGGCAGCGAGGATCAGAAAAAATCGAACTCGTTGCTTTCGGCGTTCCAAATGTACTCTCCCTTCAGTTCCAAGGAGAATCTGCAGTCCAGCGAAGAGGTTGAAGATCTACACGTGATTGACACACAGCCAGGCCACTCCGGGGATGTGCCACTCTTCGCTGAATTTAGCCCAATAAATCCGATTATGGAAGAGGATGCCGAGGGCGTTGAAGGCGGCAAAACCAGTGAAGCCAAAGGCATAAGTGGCTGCAGTGGGCAAAAGGTCAAAGGCgatggcggtggcggtggtgggGGCAATCGATTGAAGAGGAACATCAAGCACACCGGGAGCCTGATTGTGCGCAAACTAACTGCCGGAAGGCACAATGATGCGGACAAGAAGGGTGCGATTAGGAAGAAGGAtaaggagcagcaggaggtgGCGGACACGGATAAGGAGAGACCAACCAGCAAGCCGGAGGGCAAGGTAGCCATGCTGCGCACCACAACTCTCTAATGGAATAGAACGAGGGCGTGGCATGAGCAATACGTTTAATTGTGGGGCAGTTTGTATCTATTGAATGAGTGAATATGAAGGCAATGCGGCGAATCCCCTGCTGGAATCTCAAGAAATAATTAATGTTAGCATCTCTCCGTAGATCGAACGTATTGATATATTACTACACATTACAATCAAGCAGACAAACTCCTCTATCTATCCACACTGACATGCATTAGCACCCGCATAGATACGCACATATTTACATACGTTATTTATTAGGAACCTAGTTAATGGGCCAGCAATATATGTCATCGCACAGCGTGCAAGATGGAACAGAAGTGAATATAAGGGTAACAGAAACACCACTCAATAAAACCgtaacaataaatattaacaaGAAACCAATCAACGCTCTATAAACTGCATTTATGTGTCGATATCCAGTAATCAATTTGCTTGGCAAACAAACGATCAAAGAACACAAACTCATAGATATCCGACTCGGGTT
This genomic interval from Drosophila mauritiana strain mau12 chromosome 2R, ASM438214v1, whole genome shotgun sequence contains the following:
- the LOC117136411 gene encoding uncharacterized protein LOC117136411, with the protein product MTTANCRRPSNDSTSRLSELSLLCRSLTSQQGSQRRKKSRLSTGGSEDQKKSNSLLSAFQMYSPFSSKENLQSSEEVEDLHVIDTQPGHSGDVPLFAEFSPINPIMEEDAEGVEGGKTSEAKGISGCSGQKVKGDGGGGGGGNRLKRNIKHTGSLIVRKLTAGRHNDADKKGAIRKKDKEQQEVADTDKERPTSKPEGKVAMLRTTTL